A genome region from Tolypothrix sp. PCC 7712 includes the following:
- a CDS encoding MGH1-like glycoside hydrolase domain-containing protein produces MTTSTQEEIRLAAARNHEAHWRRWGPYLSDRQWGTVREDYSHNGAAWDYFTHDQARSRAYRWGEDGIAGISDNHQRLCFAIALWNGEDSILKERIFGLTGNEGNHGEDVKDYYFYLDSTPTHSYMKALYKYPQNAFPYAQLVTENQHRNRLQPEFELLDTGIFDENRYFDVFVEYAKNSTEDILIQIHVANRGPETKTLHLLPTLWFRNTWSWNGDTNKPHLKQVNSANSWQIIEASHATLDNRWLYCQTATEILFTENETNNQRLFGSPNTSAYVKDGINEYIVSGNKQAVNPEQFGTKAAPHYLLTVGAGETQTVKLRLSDIPNLFEPFNSEFDAIFLARKQEADAFYQRITPFPLSADMRNVQRQAFAGMLWSKQFYHYILEDWLKGDRNTPPPPPERQEGRNHEWFHLYNEDILSMPDKWEYPWFAAWDLAFHTIPLAIIDPDFAKYQLDVLTREWYMHPNGQIPAYEWKFSDVNPPVHAWATWRIYKIEQKIYGKGDRQFLERVFQKLMLNFTWWVNRKDAEGNNVFQGGFLGLDNIGVFDRSATLPTGGHIDQSDGTSWMGMYCLNMLAIALELATTNPVYEDIATKFFEHFLYIADAMNKIGELEASLWNEQDGFYYDVLHLAEKQITLKVRSMVGLIPLFAIETLEPETINLLPGFKSRLEWFIKNRPDLRQNVACMETKGIGARRLLAIVSRDKLKSILQKMLDENEFFSPHGIRALSKFHSQHPYIFDVDSSQFRVDYEPAESSSGLFGGNSNWRGPVWFPVNFLLIESLQKFHHYLGNDFQLECPTGSGKMMTLWEVASELSQRLIRIFLQNSAAQRPVYGNTQKFQTDPHWRDLILFYEYFHGDNGAGIGASHQTGWTGLVAKLIQQFGEYEAQNQQPEIDKKGQEIALV; encoded by the coding sequence TGCGGCTTGGGACTACTTCACCCACGATCAGGCGCGTTCTCGGGCTTACCGTTGGGGTGAAGATGGAATTGCTGGGATTTCGGATAATCATCAACGCCTATGTTTTGCGATCGCACTTTGGAATGGTGAAGACTCGATTCTCAAGGAAAGAATTTTTGGCTTGACGGGAAATGAAGGTAATCATGGCGAAGATGTCAAGGATTATTACTTTTATTTGGACAGTACACCCACTCATTCCTACATGAAGGCGTTGTACAAATATCCCCAAAACGCTTTTCCCTATGCACAATTAGTTACAGAAAATCAACACCGCAATCGTCTTCAACCAGAATTTGAACTATTAGATACAGGTATATTTGATGAAAACCGCTATTTTGATGTTTTTGTAGAATATGCCAAGAATTCTACTGAAGATATTCTGATTCAAATTCATGTAGCTAACAGAGGCCCCGAAACTAAAACATTGCACCTCTTACCTACACTGTGGTTTCGTAATACTTGGTCTTGGAATGGAGATACTAATAAACCTCACTTGAAGCAAGTAAACTCCGCTAATAGTTGGCAAATTATCGAAGCTTCCCATGCTACTTTAGATAATAGATGGTTGTATTGTCAAACAGCAACCGAAATTTTGTTTACAGAAAATGAAACCAATAATCAGCGATTATTTGGCTCTCCTAATACCTCTGCCTATGTGAAAGATGGCATTAATGAATATATTGTCTCAGGTAACAAACAGGCAGTAAATCCCGAGCAATTTGGGACAAAAGCTGCACCTCATTATCTGCTAACAGTGGGTGCAGGGGAAACCCAAACTGTCAAATTACGCTTAAGTGATATACCAAATTTATTTGAGCCATTTAACTCCGAATTTGATGCTATTTTCTTGGCTAGAAAACAAGAAGCCGATGCATTTTATCAGCGCATTACGCCATTTCCCCTCAGTGCAGATATGCGAAATGTGCAAAGACAAGCATTTGCGGGGATGCTGTGGAGTAAGCAATTTTATCACTACATTTTAGAAGATTGGCTCAAAGGCGATCGCAATACACCACCCCCACCACCAGAAAGGCAAGAAGGCAGAAATCATGAATGGTTTCACCTCTACAATGAAGATATACTTTCTATGCCTGATAAGTGGGAATATCCTTGGTTTGCAGCTTGGGATTTAGCCTTTCATACTATTCCTTTGGCAATAATTGACCCTGATTTTGCCAAATATCAATTAGATGTGTTAACGCGGGAATGGTATATGCATCCTAATGGGCAAATTCCGGCTTATGAATGGAAATTTAGTGATGTTAATCCGCCTGTTCATGCTTGGGCAACTTGGCGAATTTATAAGATAGAACAAAAAATATATGGTAAGGGCGATCGCCAATTTCTAGAAAGAGTATTTCAGAAATTGATGCTGAATTTTACATGGTGGGTAAATCGCAAAGATGCTGAAGGTAATAATGTCTTTCAAGGGGGATTTTTAGGGTTAGATAATATAGGAGTATTTGACCGTAGCGCTACTTTACCTACAGGCGGACATATTGACCAATCTGATGGTACTAGTTGGATGGGGATGTATTGCTTAAATATGTTGGCGATCGCCCTAGAGTTAGCAACAACTAATCCTGTATATGAAGACATCGCCACTAAATTCTTTGAACATTTCCTCTACATCGCCGATGCGATGAATAAAATTGGCGAACTGGAAGCTAGTTTGTGGAATGAGCAAGATGGCTTTTACTACGATGTACTACATTTAGCAGAAAAACAAATTACCTTAAAAGTTCGCTCAATGGTAGGGCTAATTCCCCTGTTTGCTATTGAAACTCTGGAACCAGAAACTATTAATCTGCTCCCCGGCTTTAAAAGTCGCTTGGAATGGTTCATTAAAAATCGCCCAGACTTACGGCAAAATGTCGCCTGTATGGAAACTAAAGGCATAGGTGCAAGAAGATTACTCGCAATTGTCTCGCGGGACAAACTCAAAAGTATACTGCAAAAAATGCTCGATGAAAACGAGTTTTTTAGCCCCCACGGTATTCGCGCCCTTTCTAAATTTCATAGCCAACATCCCTACATTTTTGATGTTGATAGCAGCCAATTTCGCGTAGATTATGAACCCGCAGAATCCAGCAGTGGCTTATTTGGTGGTAATTCCAACTGGCGTGGCCCTGTTTGGTTCCCAGTGAATTTTCTGCTCATAGAATCACTGCAAAAATTTCATCATTATTTGGGGAACGATTTCCAATTGGAATGCCCTACAGGTTCTGGTAAAATGATGACGCTTTGGGAAGTTGCCTCGGAACTCTCTCAAAGATTAATCCGAATTTTCTTGCAAAATTCTGCTGCACAACGACCTGTTTATGGTAATACACAAAAATTCCAAACCGATCCACATTGGCGCGATTTAATTTTGTTTTACGAGTATTTTCATGGTGATAACGGCGCAGGAATCGGTGCAAGTCATCAAACAGGATGGACAGGTTTAGTAGCCAAACTCATACAGCAATTTGGTGAATATGAAGCCCAAAATCAGCAACCTGAGATAGATAAAAAAGGTCAAGAAATAGCTTTAGTATAA